In the Bacillota bacterium genome, AGTGGGGAAGGCGGCGACGCCTCAAAGGGAAGCGGCAAGGGTGACGGCGGAGGGGTAGGCGCCGCCGTAAGACCAACGGCGCTGGTCATCATGCAGGAAGGAGATATCAAGGTATACTCCCTGGCCAAAAAAGGCACCCTCGAAAAGCTTACTGAATTAATCCCGGAAGTGATGGCCAAGTTCCGGAAAGACAACGCACCGGAATAACTCTAAAAGCGCCTTTTCGGTGCGCTCATGCCGGTATAAGTTAAAGAAACCCTGCCCCATGACGGGAACAGGGTTTCTTTTTGGAGAAATAAAGAAGGGAGATATCATTTCGCCCGACATCTCCCTTAAACCGGTGAAGGCATGAGCCTTGGCCTCTTCCCGGACCCACTATCGATTTGTAAACTTAATAACATCGTACCTTAAATGACATGGTTTGTCAAGAAACGACAGCAAATATTTTGTGTAATTTTTATCTTATGTTAATAAAAAACATCGCATGGGTAATTATAAACGGTTAATTCGTACCGGATAGGGCCGCGATCCTCTTTTCGGAAACCAGAAGGCTGAACAATACCAGACAAATCATCAGAAAGGCGGCGCAGATGAAAAAAGGAGCGGCCGGCGCTACGCTGTCGTAAAGGAGACCTCCCACGCCGGGGCTGATGGCAAAGCCGAGGCTCTGCATCGTTCCGATGGCGGCGATAGCGGCGCCCCGGCGTCCGCCGGGGGCAACAATGCTTGACAGAGCGGTCCAGGCGGGCGTGCCCAATACATAGGCGACTTCGAGGACGGCAACCAGGGCCTGCCACGCAATGAGGCGTTTTGTAACGGGCATCAGGAAAATGACGAGGGCGGCCGCAAGGTAAGCATAACGGACGGCACGCGGTTTACCGACGTGATCTGCGGCCCTCCCAAGGGGAATGGCAAGAACAGCAATTATAATCACCGGGAATAGAAAGATCTGCCCGATTTCGGCCTGGGTGAAACCCACCTGCTCCCGGCAGTACAGCACGAAAACCGGCACCAGGAGCCCAATGCCGAACTGCTGTATGAGCGATATAAAAAGCATCGCGGCCAGGATGGGCTGACTAATGAGTTCGCTTACGTTTTTAAGGAGATCCGCCTTTCTGAAGGTGAAGCGCCGCCGCGCCTTCACGGTGTTATTCTTGGATACGTCAGAAAGGGGATTGTCTGCGACAGCCCGGGAGGAGCCGCTTTTCTCGGGGTTTTGGCTCTTTAACGACCGTACGGTCGTTTTCTTTCGGGGTGAACCCGGAAGGGTAAT is a window encoding:
- a CDS encoding MFS transporter; its protein translation is MISIGAVALLATAGQSMVIPVLPLYLKENLGFNAGLIGLIFGAYAASETLVKTPFGFVSDRLGRRFAITAGLLFCLPVPYLMTLLHHPVSFTMIQVLNGAGVAAFWPALAALTADLVAPENRAQAMTVFNMSYLTAFGLAPALGTFANHASGTNTTAFYLATVILAFAVLTAFITLPGSPRKKTTVRSLKSQNPEKSGSSRAVADNPLSDVSKNNTVKARRRFTFRKADLLKNVSELISQPILAAMLFISLIQQFGIGLLVPVFVLYCREQVGFTQAEIGQIFLFPVIIIAVLAIPLGRAADHVGKPRAVRYAYLAAALVIFLMPVTKRLIAWQALVAVLEVAYVLGTPAWTALSSIVAPGGRRGAAIAAIGTMQSLGFAISPGVGGLLYDSVAPAAPFFICAAFLMICLVLFSLLVSEKRIAALSGTN
- a CDS encoding spore germination protein GerW family protein produces the protein MFKENVETIVTQLEKLITTRTIVGEPITSGNATILPIVSTSFGFGTGSGEGGDASKGSGKGDGGGVGAAVRPTALVIMQEGDIKVYSLAKKGTLEKLTELIPEVMAKFRKDNAPE